Within Portunus trituberculatus isolate SZX2019 chromosome 18, ASM1759143v1, whole genome shotgun sequence, the genomic segment aatccaaatgaagcaaaaataaatatttcGTTCAGTGTTTGACGACACAGAAAATTATAATGTTTAGCGAAattgaaaatatatacatttgtccatcaagtgaaaagaaaataagcaagaCAGTACGGGTGACTGGGGGCCGGGTGGGCGGTGGGCAGGCCTGGGGCTTGGTGGGGAAAGGCAGCGGCGCGTCAGCCTCTTGGCCAGACAGCCGCGGGTAGCGGGGCGCCGGGTGGACAGCGGCGGGGGGCGAGGGGCGAGTTGGTCGGTCCCGCGGGTCATTTGCGGCTCGAGGTATTAACATCATCGGCGGCGCTAATGTCATGTTCCATCGACAAGGAAACGCTGGTTGGCTTTCTCTGCCAGTTGTTCAGCAGCGACTGTGGTCAGAGATGTCCGGCGGCAAAGGTCCGTGACTCGCTTTTATCTCGTCATCGTCTTCCGATCTCAATACATTCACGGCCTAAATCCGCTCAGCATTTCCCGAACCgactaaagaaggaaatacTGTATCAATTTTATTTCTCAAAATAGTAAAGTTTTTGAGGCACAGTATCATATTTTAAATGTACACTCAAGCTTAATGAAGAGTACATTAAGACCAAAGACTTTCAACAAGTTCAAAGCcacaaagagggaaaataatttAAAGAGAGTGGCAAAGCGAAGACTGAGTAGAATATTACGTCTGGGTAAGAAAAAGGTAGAAACAAGTGTAGGACAAGACTAAAATGAGATTATGGCAAGACTGAAATAGGGAAACACAAAAGTTAAGATTAGAGTAGGAAGTAAGCGATGAAGCTAATGCATAACTACAGTAACGTTATGGAAGCCTGACAAAAGTAAAAGACAGACTAGCACAATACATAAGGCGGAAACAAAACTATGACGAAACTGAAACACGATGGCGTAAACGGAACTAACAAAAAACAGAATAGGTAAAAATATGACTACACTGAATAACAAACTACAAAAAAGTATTATATTGAATTAAAAACTACGATAAGACAAACAAAACCAGACATTATTATtcttctccactccctcctgactctctcctctctccaaactcccttcccctttcttcctccttctctctgtgcAACTCACAGACAACTCAACATTTCTGAAAGCTCATTCAACGTAACATCACGCTGCAAGCAGGAGGCACAGCGGGGAGGCGGCTAGCAGCACACGCCAATCGGAAACTGAAAGAACAAATGTAAAGGAAACCATCCGTGGGGTGACCGTAGACTTTGTGAAGGGATAAGGGAAACTAGGAAACTCGCACGTCCGATATCCTTACAAGTTTGTTAGAGCGTATCCTAGACCAAAAACAAATCCTTATCCTGAAAATTATCAGccaggattttttttctacactgcTCAAGGTGAATCATTGGTATATAATACTGATTTGAAGAGACGAATGCGTTTTTGATgtggtaaaagtaataatgattagCGAAGTGATATTGGCTACCGTAGCAACGAGGACATAGTAAGAGTAACAGCAGCGACACTTGATTTAGTAGTGCAGGACCTATGCCCCTATATCCGGCGCCACTCAGCAGGAGGGGCAGCTCTCTCCCGTGATTATAGCGCGGATATTTTGTCCTTATGGATAAGCACGGTGAAAGGaatgaatttcttttttttcttgatggcAGACTCTATTactaaacaaaaaggaaatgtaatattatcaaacaaacagacgaagaaagactgagaatgaaaagggaaagaaataagagagggatGACACAAGAACATACAGAGTGAAGAATTAAAGAGGTGATGTTGGTGGATTAGTAGcggtcagtcaggcagtcatcTTAGCTACAGATCATATTAAGTAACcgtgtgaggagaggaagaaattcaCGATTTTTCTCAGTACTTTCAGTAATCATTCACACTGAGCCCTTCCATGTTATCATACGTAACCGAAGACAAGCTGACATGTCCCGAAtaactttaaaaatatataatgaaaaagaaaaccgtAGTGCTGttataagtaaaacaaaaaagaccaaATGTCGTCATGACAGGGAAGATTAGACATAGGACAATCTCATCGGTGGCTTGTGCGCATGTGATCTTATCTATAGTATTATGATACctcgataaaaaagaaaagtgtcatCGAAGGCGCTCATACAAGGCACACATATCTTCCATTAACATTACCTTCCGCTAAGACCAGAAACATGAGAAAAGTCTACGTAAAGATCACTCCGATATATTTTGAAGGTCACTTTATACTTTGAACAATTTGAAAAGTACACACGTTATGATATACACGCAGAGAGGATAAAGGAGTGCACAACTAGAGATAATGAGTAATATTTCTTAGCAATAAGGAAAACACGTACATTGCACATTTCTCATACATTTGTAAGTAAAAGCAAGAAACAATTATATCTAGTCGAGAGATAAAGTAAGTGACGTGCGCTCATGATAATCAAagttattgtatttttcattatgaaatattaaaaagtcTCACTATTCTTCGAACATAATCCTGTTTACCATGCTGTGCTTCCTTTCATAACATTGTATAAGAGTTGCGGAGGTAAACATGACATTCGAGCACGCCCAAGCAGACTCTAGAGAACATCATCCCCACGCACTGCTGACCTGGGGAGTGATGTCAGGTTGtatttcatacaaaaaaaaaaacaggattacCTAATTACTTTCACCAATCACATCCACATTTCTTGGTCTTTCCGGAGTTCACGAATCTATAGGTCTATACCAAttcctacttttatttataGACATGAAATTCACTGGACATGACGGCAACACTTCTGGGTGATTGGGGAACACAACAACGTAGCGAAGGGTGGAACATTATGTAACACTGAcgctttcccctttctctctctcacctgaaatACCTACATACACATGAGGCAGATAGGGAGGCGGTAGTGCAGTGAATAAGATGGTGAGCcttggatcgggcagacgtccacgcgtaagttcgaatcccaccgcATATctttttgaagctatgccatttgtcgagtggttcaaagttacctacatgttaccatgatacccaggttctaggtggttacaccaaagatgcgcttggatggtgatacGGATAccgctataaataaaattgccttcgtcactaatgggcggaagctgaaaaGCGCTTCCCacttatactcttcaagtatgcctacaagcACTATAGGCcgtagcataaaaaaaaagattaagttaTTCAGATCTGCTTTCATAATCATGCAACGGTCATCTCTCAGTCATTCTAGCAGCCCGTGACGGTCATTGACGTTGGTGTGTTAAGGAGAGACACTCGTCATGCAAGGTGAGTGTGAAGGGTCCGTGTCACTCTTCCCCTCTACAACCTCTGGATCGTGAACGTGCGCTTGGTAAGTTGCTTACTAAATTATTCTAACCAAGCTATGATacacagaaaacaagaacaccaaAAAGCTGCTATGTTACTCACGGCACGACAAAATATATCAACATGTATGCCGAATAAAAAGTAATACATCGATATAACCAGTTATTTCGTTTATGTTCTTAAGAAAATCAAACATATGACATTGCCTATACGCATCTATCTCTGATGAGAATATTCGGGCTACTGTATTGTTCAGAATTTTTGTGAGCTAGCCAGCGCACTTGAAGATAGTACTTAAAGGACCACTACATCTCCTCCTGTGGGCAGTGACTATGCAGCTTGCTTTCACACTGACTGTTCAAAGAACGCTGGCTCATTGGTAATCCATTCTTTACTGTCAATGTATTCTTTACTATCACGTCGATGgttccctccatcctctctatccatttgcctctcctccacctctgccCCTACAGTATTATCaagtatttatctttctttcaggTGAGGCAGAGGAGCCATACATCTGTCCTTACTGCCGCGCCGAGTTGGGATCCCGTGAGCAGCTGGAAGAGCATCGGCTGGCGTGTGGTCGCGAGCCGCCCGTACTTCCCGTCCCCGACACGCCCCGCCAGCCGCCCCATGATGCCAGTCATCCAGATGAGTTGCGACGCCACCAGGATGTGGCAAACAACAACCAGGCGCACGCCCTCAAGGCCCGCGAGGCACCAGAACCCGCCACCCCCGAGTCTCGTGAGTCCTCAGTGGACCGCAACAATGGCTACGACAGTGACAGCAACCCCGTGGAGAGCGGCTCCCTGGCGCAAATCAGACAGCTTTTGGCGCAGTCCACTGGCCTCCCACAGGTCGGACCCATCGCACAGCAGTTGGCGCAGTCCAACCTGGCGTTGGAGGCAATCCAGAACACCAGGATGGCCCTGGCGCAATTCGCCACCAACGCCATGAACAACACCAACGCGAATTCTCCAAACAACTCACAAACAATGCAGGAGTTTGCGCTGTTGCAAGGAACGCTGTACACTCTGCAGCACCAGCAGATGATGCAACTGCAGCTCATTCAGCAACTGCAGGCGCAACTCTCCATTAAGAGCAAAGAAGGAAGTCCTGGCTTGCCAAATTTTCCTGAGGGAGAGGCAAAGAACACAAGCGAGTCCACTGATCGTCTGGAGACCCCCTCCTCACCAACACCCACTCCTCGACCCCCGCCGCCCACAACCACTGAAAGCAGCCACAGCAGCAGTTCTTTCATCAGTACGCTCATGGAAAGATTCAAGGTCCCGCCCACCAGTGAGCCCAGCACCACCGAGCGTCCGCCCGTCAGCTCGCCGCTGTGCCCCGCAAGCACCAGCGGCCCTCCGCCGACGTCAGATCCACGCGACCGACCGCTCTCTCCTCCCATGACGGCCTCCAGCATCGCGTCATCCGTGATCCAGCACACCGAACCGCCACCACCAGACGAGCCCAACACCCTCGAGATGTTGCAGCGCACCGCCAACAACGTCCTCAACAATGCCTCCCAGGGGCTCCTAACGAGCCGCCTAATTGACGACCACAGACCCAATGACGCCAAGGATCCTTATTACAAGCACCGCTGCAGGTACTGCGGTAAAGTGTTCGGCAGCGACTCAGCTCTCCAGATCCATATCAGATCCCACACTGGGGAGCGTCCCTTTAAATGCAATATCTGCGGCAACAGATTCACAACGAAAGGAAATCTCAAGGTTCATTTTCAGCGTCACGCGGCAAGATTTCCTCACGTCAAAATGAACCCGCACCCAGTACCCGAGCACCTTGACAAGTTCCACCCGCCGCTGCTGGCCCAGTTGGGGGAACTAAAGGAATTTCCATCTCCCCCTACAGGGCCACCAAACCCCTTTACTTCCCTCCCCGGCGGCCCCGCCCTGCCCCCTTACCGGCTGCCTGGACCTCCACCATCTCTCGATCACCTCCACCGACCTTTCAACCTTTTGAACCTGGCAAGACAGGGACGAGAGGACGAACCAGAGAACCTGACTATTTCAGAGCCGCGTTCCTCTCCAGACTCCCTAGACCCAAATTTTAAACCTGAAAAATTAGATTCAGGCAGAATGGACGTGGACGAGGGAATGAGATCGCCGCACTTCGATGTCAAAAACGACACGAACGACCACACCAGCGTGGTGGACATGGGAGAGGAGAGTCAGGCCAGTGACTCTGCCTTCAAGAACGACAAGCTGTTCAACGTCGATAAAAGATTTGATCAAGAGAAAACTTTTGAAAGTGAGAAGGATTACAACGAGGATAAGAGTCTCGAGGGCGAAAAGAGGTACGATGAGGACAACCGAAGCAGTGAAGAGAAGGCACTCGATGAAATCAAGAAGATGAGTGATGAAGCCAACTTCGAGGAAGAGTCCGCCTTCGGCAAGAAGTACGAGGAAGACAAGTTTGAAGAAGACAAGTTCGAAGGGGGCAAGTTCGAGGGGGAAAACAAGttcgaggaagaaaacaagtttGAGGGAGAAAAGTACGAGGGGGAAAAGTACGACAACGAGTCCAACttcgagagggagagcaggCTGTCCAAAGAAAGCTTTCTTGATTCTCAAGAAATGCGAACCTTGATGGAGAAGAAGAGTCCCGAGAGGGACCTCAACGCTGACCAGACACCTCTCGACATTCGGGTTCGAACTGAACGCGAACTCAAAGACTACAATGAAGGAAACGGCACTGGAAGCGTAAGTGGCGGCGGTAGCAGCGGAGGCGGCGCCAGTGCGGCCAAGGAGGAGCAAGACAGAGACAGTAGCGACTCCCGATCAGTCACCTCCGAGCAGCCCACTGACCTCAGGATGCGACCAGACTTTCGTCCGC encodes:
- the LOC123505323 gene encoding homeotic protein spalt-major-like isoform X2, with protein sequence MSRRKQAKPTRLPEDETEEKESYGGEEDEKEEKEGEEEEEEDEEGEERDDEAYQEEGKDYLTTHPDSPPHHQSWTGEAEEPYICPYCRAELGSREQLEEHRLACGREPPVLPVPDTPRQPPHDASHPDELRRHQDVANNNQAHALKAREAPEPATPESRESSVDRNNGYDSDSNPVESGSLAQIRQLLAQSTGLPQVGPIAQQLAQSNLALEAIQNTRMALAQFATNAMNNTNANSPNNSQTMQEFALLQGTLYTLQHQQMMQLQLIQQLQAQLSIKSKEGSPGLPNFPEGEAKNTSESTDRLETPSSPTPTPRPPPPTTTESSHSSSSFISTLMERFKVPPTSEPSTTERPPVSSPLCPASTSGPPPTSDPRDRPLSPPMTASSIASSVIQHTEPPPPDEPNTLEMLQRTANNVLNNASQGLLTSRLIDDHRPNDAKDPYYKHRCRYCGKVFGSDSALQIHIRSHTGERPFKCNICGNRFTTKGNLKVHFQRHAARFPHVKMNPHPVPEHLDKFHPPLLAQLGELKEFPSPPTGPPNPFTSLPGGPALPPYRLPGPPPSLDHLHRPFNLLNLARQGREDEPENLTISEPRSSPDSLDPNFKPEKLDSGRMDVDEGMRSPHFDVKNDTNDHTSVVDMGEESQASDSAFKNDKLFNVDKRFDQEKTFESEKDYNEDKSLEGEKRYDEDNRSSEEKALDEIKKMSDEANFEEESAFGKKYEEDKFEEDKFEGGKFEGENKFEEENKFEGEKYEGEKYDNESNFERESRLSKESFLDSQEMRTLMEKKSPERDLNADQTPLDIRVRTERELKDYNEGNGTGSVSGGGSSGGGASAAKEEQDRDSSDSRSVTSEQPTDLRMRPDFRPLGMPTIPFSGPRMPLNFPFLPGLPTSFPPPMGPPPNMTAVPPGIDPAKDPNIYTNLLPKPGSNDNSWEALIEIQKTSETMKLEQLVNNIENKLTDPNQCVICHRVLSCKSALQMHYRTHTGERPFKCKICGRAFTTKGNLKTHMGVHRAKPPMRMLHQCPVCHKKYTNALVLQQHIRQHTGEPTDLSPEQIAAAEVRDYPHMHTPTSLPQMMPSGFPLPPPPLQGFPPLPLHLRFQLSPEAMRHREMMESEERGTEDDKYLRPFSTSSRSSSTGSAEQRTAEDLTMRAREDSFNGMTSPRVSVSPTPSDYSDIGDRSHDAPGGDSQVSPSDQQQVLGSAVSPAVSTGSQDGGISLPLDLVSRPHPNLYSPFGLFPPPLTTAAMTPSTHSLPGLNPLFLPNVPGRGNTTCQLCFKTFACQSALEIHYRSHTKERPFKCSICDRGFSTKQHMLTHKIRDGCRDLPQDGASKANGTSVSTPETTSSISPSLTSPSPLALPASLVTSLPATLASPLPSSLHSPLPTSLHSPLSTSLHSPLPTSIHSPLPTSIHSPLPPSLPPAVAAALLHQAREEDKMVDFRVKREREGENMLPVPKRASGPGCEGELLEGAPPEAEPQPTPDAAPCPSPAPEVMPLTRT
- the LOC123505323 gene encoding homeotic protein spalt-major-like isoform X3 gives rise to the protein MMPSSEGEVTAQQIASEEQRVTASRLQETTMAQVAPEVVIGRSPARINPKRKPDKSKIFRIRTSEAEEPYICPYCRAELGSREQLEEHRLACGREPPVLPVPDTPRQPPHDASHPDELRRHQDVANNNQAHALKAREAPEPATPESRESSVDRNNGYDSDSNPVESGSLAQIRQLLAQSTGLPQVGPIAQQLAQSNLALEAIQNTRMALAQFATNAMNNTNANSPNNSQTMQEFALLQGTLYTLQHQQMMQLQLIQQLQAQLSIKSKEGSPGLPNFPEGEAKNTSESTDRLETPSSPTPTPRPPPPTTTESSHSSSSFISTLMERFKVPPTSEPSTTERPPVSSPLCPASTSGPPPTSDPRDRPLSPPMTASSIASSVIQHTEPPPPDEPNTLEMLQRTANNVLNNASQGLLTSRLIDDHRPNDAKDPYYKHRCRYCGKVFGSDSALQIHIRSHTGERPFKCNICGNRFTTKGNLKVHFQRHAARFPHVKMNPHPVPEHLDKFHPPLLAQLGELKEFPSPPTGPPNPFTSLPGGPALPPYRLPGPPPSLDHLHRPFNLLNLARQGREDEPENLTISEPRSSPDSLDPNFKPEKLDSGRMDVDEGMRSPHFDVKNDTNDHTSVVDMGEESQASDSAFKNDKLFNVDKRFDQEKTFESEKDYNEDKSLEGEKRYDEDNRSSEEKALDEIKKMSDEANFEEESAFGKKYEEDKFEEDKFEGGKFEGENKFEEENKFEGEKYEGEKYDNESNFERESRLSKESFLDSQEMRTLMEKKSPERDLNADQTPLDIRVRTERELKDYNEGNGTGSVSGGGSSGGGASAAKEEQDRDSSDSRSVTSEQPTDLRMRPDFRPLGMPTIPFSGPRMPLNFPFLPGLPTSFPPPMGPPPNMTAVPPGIDPAKDPNIYTNLLPKPGSNDNSWEALIEIQKTSETMKLEQLVNNIENKLTDPNQCVICHRVLSCKSALQMHYRTHTGERPFKCKICGRAFTTKGNLKTHMGVHRAKPPMRMLHQCPVCHKKYTNALVLQQHIRQHTGEPTDLSPEQIAAAEVRDYPHMHTPTSLPQMMPSGFPLPPPPLQGFPPLPLHLRFQLSPEAMRHREMMESEERGTEDDKYLRPFSTSSRSSSTGSAEQRTAEDLTMRAREDSFNGMTSPRVSVSPTPSDYSDIGDRSHDAPGGDSQVSPSDQQQVLGSAVSPAVSTGSQDGGISLPLDLVSRPHPNLYSPFGLFPPPLTTAAMTPSTHSLPGLNPLFLPNVPGRGNTTCQLCFKTFACQSALEIHYRSHTKERPFKCSICDRGFSTKGNMKQHMLTHKIRDGCRDLPQDGASKANGTSVSTPETTSSISPSLTSPSPLALPASLVTSLPATLASPLPSSLHSPLPTSLHSPLSTSLHSPLPTSIHSPLPTSIHSPLPPSLPPAVAAALLHQAREEDKMVDFRVKREREGENMLPVPKRASGPGCEGELLEGAPPEAEPQPTPDAAPCPSPAPEVMPLTRT
- the LOC123505323 gene encoding homeotic protein spalt-major-like isoform X1 translates to MSRRKQAKPTRLPEDETEEKESYGGEEDEKEEKEGEEEEEEDEEGEERDDEAYQEEGKDYLTTHPDSPPHHQSWTGEAEEPYICPYCRAELGSREQLEEHRLACGREPPVLPVPDTPRQPPHDASHPDELRRHQDVANNNQAHALKAREAPEPATPESRESSVDRNNGYDSDSNPVESGSLAQIRQLLAQSTGLPQVGPIAQQLAQSNLALEAIQNTRMALAQFATNAMNNTNANSPNNSQTMQEFALLQGTLYTLQHQQMMQLQLIQQLQAQLSIKSKEGSPGLPNFPEGEAKNTSESTDRLETPSSPTPTPRPPPPTTTESSHSSSSFISTLMERFKVPPTSEPSTTERPPVSSPLCPASTSGPPPTSDPRDRPLSPPMTASSIASSVIQHTEPPPPDEPNTLEMLQRTANNVLNNASQGLLTSRLIDDHRPNDAKDPYYKHRCRYCGKVFGSDSALQIHIRSHTGERPFKCNICGNRFTTKGNLKVHFQRHAARFPHVKMNPHPVPEHLDKFHPPLLAQLGELKEFPSPPTGPPNPFTSLPGGPALPPYRLPGPPPSLDHLHRPFNLLNLARQGREDEPENLTISEPRSSPDSLDPNFKPEKLDSGRMDVDEGMRSPHFDVKNDTNDHTSVVDMGEESQASDSAFKNDKLFNVDKRFDQEKTFESEKDYNEDKSLEGEKRYDEDNRSSEEKALDEIKKMSDEANFEEESAFGKKYEEDKFEEDKFEGGKFEGENKFEEENKFEGEKYEGEKYDNESNFERESRLSKESFLDSQEMRTLMEKKSPERDLNADQTPLDIRVRTERELKDYNEGNGTGSVSGGGSSGGGASAAKEEQDRDSSDSRSVTSEQPTDLRMRPDFRPLGMPTIPFSGPRMPLNFPFLPGLPTSFPPPMGPPPNMTAVPPGIDPAKDPNIYTNLLPKPGSNDNSWEALIEIQKTSETMKLEQLVNNIENKLTDPNQCVICHRVLSCKSALQMHYRTHTGERPFKCKICGRAFTTKGNLKTHMGVHRAKPPMRMLHQCPVCHKKYTNALVLQQHIRQHTGEPTDLSPEQIAAAEVRDYPHMHTPTSLPQMMPSGFPLPPPPLQGFPPLPLHLRFQLSPEAMRHREMMESEERGTEDDKYLRPFSTSSRSSSTGSAEQRTAEDLTMRAREDSFNGMTSPRVSVSPTPSDYSDIGDRSHDAPGGDSQVSPSDQQQVLGSAVSPAVSTGSQDGGISLPLDLVSRPHPNLYSPFGLFPPPLTTAAMTPSTHSLPGLNPLFLPNVPGRGNTTCQLCFKTFACQSALEIHYRSHTKERPFKCSICDRGFSTKGNMKQHMLTHKIRDGCRDLPQDGASKANGTSVSTPETTSSISPSLTSPSPLALPASLVTSLPATLASPLPSSLHSPLPTSLHSPLSTSLHSPLPTSIHSPLPTSIHSPLPPSLPPAVAAALLHQAREEDKMVDFRVKREREGENMLPVPKRASGPGCEGELLEGAPPEAEPQPTPDAAPCPSPAPEVMPLTRT